The nucleotide sequence GAAGATCAAGATCGCCGCGCTGCGGATGTACACCTGCTGCGTGGAGCGAATCAACTACGACGACTTCTTTGAGAGTGAGTGGAGCgacggccaatcagagagcagggagagcagctaacgctaacgaCGGAGCTAAGCGTGGCAGCGACTCAAACCAGTTGGATCCGGTAGAGGTCGTCAGTGGCGATTTGTTTTCctgtgaactgttcctttaaggagGCGCCTGTAAGACGCTGTAAACGTCGCGGCttgtttacctgtttgtttCAGAGTGCTCCCTCCCCGACACGCTCAACTCGTGGTTTTTAATAGCACAGCTGCATGTGTGGtgagtcacacgcacacacacacacacacacacacgcacacacacacactttctctcgCGCCGCTTTCCGTTTCATTGATCTCCTTCCATCTGTTCCTGTCAGGATGTGTTTGGTTCGGATGCGGCAGGAGGGCAGGACGGGGAAGTACATGTGCCGCTACATCGTCCACTCCATGTGGGAAGACGTGGGGCAGAGGAGCAAGATCATGGGAGTAagtcagggggcggggccactaGCAGCGCGTGCATCATCGgacatgctaacgctagctgcagcAGACGTGTAGACTTTCAGAATGTTTTCAACGTTTCCGGCCGTTTCTTTTTTCCTGGATGGATTCAGATTTACAGATTTGACTGTTGTCAGCAGTGAGTTttgaggccacgcccactggaCCGAGGGGAACgtctcattaatattcatgatcGGTCCAGTCACTTCTGTTTGCCGTCTGTTATTGGAGCGGCTCCAGCACGCCACTCGATGACATCACACTTTAACGTCATGCACTAGCACATGCTGAATCAAACGGAATGAAGCCATAGCAGGAAGTAACTCTGAGGATCAATAGAAACGAACTATTGATCACCTGTAACTCCAGTGGGTTGGCGTGGATGAACTGATTCTCAGGAGgcggaggtgaaggaggagcagcgaaACGAGGAGTAGAGAGATTGGAGGAGAGGAACGGACCGCTCTGCTTCATTTCccgtttgtgtttcaggtttaCGCCGGTGAACGGAAGGAAGCCCTGAAATTGATGACGGAGTCGTTCTACGCTGGATTGTTTGGATATGATGAGGtgagacacgcccacacacacacacacacacctgaatcaGGTGTCCTCAGGGAGGACCAGGTCTCCTCTGCTGGTCCAGGATCAGTGACGGCGTGTGTCTGCAGGGAATCCTGTGTGACGACTGCGTGCTGGCGGCGGCGCTGTGGAGGAACCTGTTCAACCGGGAGTGTGAAGACCCCCGGCAGCTGGAGCTGATGGTGGAGTACGTACGCAAACAGGTGGGCACGCCCCCTCACGGCCTCGTCGGCCATCTCGTTAGTACGTACGCAAACAGGTGGGCACGCCCCCTCACGGCCTCGTCGGTAAGATGTGACGCAACCTGAGTTTATTTAGCCACAGCTGCTAGCATTAGCGTTGCTGGTTTACTGAGACGaggttgacctctgacctttcacCCAAGGATCAACAGCAGTGACATCGATGACACCTAGTGGTTGGGTTTGGTGTGACGGCCCTGACAGGCAGATACTCGTGTTTTTATCGTGTAGCTGCTGTtggttatttatatttttattattaatggcAGATGCAGTACATCGACTCCCTGAACGGGGAGGACCTGCTCCTGACTGGGGAGGTGAAGTGGCGCCCGCTGGTGGAGGAGAATGCACAGAGCATCCTGAaggtggccacgcccacatacAATGACGCAGGTCTGTGAGACGCAGAGAAGCCCCTCCTCCCATCATGGATCACTCCCGcctctcttctgtcctcagGATTTTAAATTTGACTCGAGCTCCTTTACTGTAGTTTTCTCCTCCGCTCCCcgactcctccttctcctcttttgtCCTCCTTGTGTTTCCGGAGGGCGGAGATTATTCGCCAGGCAGGAAACGCCATGCTTGATCTTCCTGCGCTGATATCAGGGTCGGTTTCAGAGCGTCTGCTGCTTGTCCCCTCCAGGAGGACAAACAGCCTGTATTCAtatgtgtagttttttttcccatgaTGCTGTGCTGTTCCTAAAGTGTTTTGTATACTTCTTGTTTACACCCTGCTCCTGGAGTAAACATTCACTGTCAATAAGTGAAAACACAGATTTCAATGGGCTCGTGGACCTAGGTCTGTCTCTGCGTCTGTCTTCATCGTGTCTGTcttcatcatttctgtctccactgCGTTTGTCTTCATCATATGTCTCCATTGCGTCTGTCTCCGTCGCGTCTGTCTCCATCGCGTTTGTCCCTCTGTGAGGTGTAAAATCTGTCTTTGATCAATGAGAGGTTTGAAAGTGAAATAAAGTGTCCTCTGGATGTGAACCCACTGAGGGCGTTTTCTTCTATTCCTTTACGGCTTGCCGGCCGTCCTCTGACCGGAGGTGTCCCCTGCGTTGTAACTACTTCCTCCTGAGTGATGTCAgcgcgctctgattggttgaacaTGAGCCAGTGCATCAATGTATAAAAACACAGAATGGCTCTAATCCTTGTGGAGGAGTCATGTTGCCATGCCAACCAACCCTCTGTTAGAAATAATGATAccagatctggatcaga is from Brachionichthys hirsutus isolate HB-005 chromosome 8, CSIRO-AGI_Bhir_v1, whole genome shotgun sequence and encodes:
- the uqcc1 gene encoding ubiquinol-cytochrome c reductase complex assembly factor 1 isoform X1, yielding MFRRPLQSVARNVFNATASRAAHRKGFNHEARALTSSHLDRVSSPLHPPPCRMLRSAAQLHNVKETRQQTEEEVGTFTKLIEAMGFTGPLKYNKWKIKIAALRMYTCCVERINYDDFFEKCSLPDTLNSWFLIAQLHVWMCLVRMRQEGRTGKYMCRYIVHSMWEDVGQRSKIMGVYAGERKEALKLMTESFYAGLFGYDEGILCDDCVLAAALWRNLFNRECEDPRQLELMVEYVRKQMQYIDSLNGEDLLLTGEVKWRPLVEENAQSILKVATPTYNDAGL
- the uqcc1 gene encoding ubiquinol-cytochrome c reductase complex assembly factor 1 isoform X3, with protein sequence MLRSAAQLHNVKETRQQTEEEVGTFTKLIEAMGFTGPLKYNKWKIKIAALRMYTCCVERINYDDFFEKCSLPDTLNSWFLIAQLHVWMCLVRMRQEGRTGKYMCRYIVHSMWEDVGQRSKIMGVYAGERKEALKLMTESFYAGLFGYDEGILCDDCVLAAALWRNLFNRECEDPRQLELMVEYVRKQMQYIDSLNGEDLLLTGEVKWRPLVEENAQSILKVATPTYNDAGL
- the uqcc1 gene encoding ubiquinol-cytochrome c reductase complex assembly factor 1 isoform X2 yields the protein MSDAALSCTAPQREGDAPADGGGGGNLHQAHRGHGLHRTPQVQQKIKIAALRMYTCCVERINYDDFFEKCSLPDTLNSWFLIAQLHVWMCLVRMRQEGRTGKYMCRYIVHSMWEDVGQRSKIMGVYAGERKEALKLMTESFYAGLFGYDEGILCDDCVLAAALWRNLFNRECEDPRQLELMVEYVRKQMQYIDSLNGEDLLLTGEVKWRPLVEENAQSILKVATPTYNDAGL